A part of Streptomyces sp. NBC_01210 genomic DNA contains:
- a CDS encoding alpha/beta fold hydrolase has protein sequence MPQQATDVTHRLVSSPTGRIHLVEQGTGPLVLLVHGFPESWYSWRHQLPELAAAGYRAVAIDVRGYGRSSKPGDTDAYRMLNLVEDNAAVVHALGEQSAVIVGHDWGATIAANSALARPDIFRAVGLLSVPYTPRGGPRPSEVFAQMGGDEEFYVSYFQEPGRAEGEIEPDVRGWLAGFYAALSADTMPAPDAPGPHFVGRGGTLRDRFPVGRRPAWLSENDLDVYAGEFERTGMSGALNRYRNMDRDWEDLADFDGAPITQPSLFIGGSSDASTTWLADAIKAYPVTLPGLVSSHILDGCGHWIQQERPAEINRLLTDWLTSLPA, from the coding sequence ATGCCACAGCAAGCCACGGACGTCACTCACCGGTTGGTCTCCTCGCCCACGGGCCGGATCCACCTGGTCGAACAGGGCACCGGGCCGCTGGTGCTGCTCGTGCACGGCTTCCCGGAATCTTGGTACTCCTGGCGCCACCAGCTGCCTGAGCTGGCCGCAGCGGGGTACCGCGCGGTCGCCATCGATGTCCGCGGCTACGGCCGTTCCTCCAAGCCCGGCGACACAGACGCGTACCGGATGCTCAATCTGGTGGAGGACAACGCCGCAGTCGTGCACGCCCTGGGCGAACAGTCCGCAGTGATCGTCGGACACGACTGGGGGGCGACCATCGCCGCCAACTCCGCCCTGGCCAGACCGGACATCTTCCGCGCGGTAGGGCTGCTCAGTGTTCCGTACACCCCGCGCGGCGGACCGAGGCCCAGCGAGGTCTTCGCGCAGATGGGCGGGGACGAGGAGTTCTACGTGTCCTACTTCCAGGAGCCCGGTCGGGCCGAGGGCGAGATCGAGCCCGACGTCCGCGGCTGGCTCGCGGGCTTCTACGCCGCCCTGTCCGCCGACACCATGCCCGCCCCTGACGCACCCGGCCCGCACTTCGTCGGTCGGGGCGGGACGCTGCGCGACCGGTTCCCCGTCGGCCGGCGGCCTGCCTGGCTCAGCGAGAACGACCTTGATGTCTACGCCGGGGAGTTCGAGCGAACCGGCATGAGCGGCGCACTCAACCGCTACCGGAACATGGACCGGGACTGGGAAGACCTCGCCGACTTCGACGGCGCGCCCATCACTCAGCCGTCCCTGTTCATCGGCGGCAGTTCGGACGCCTCCACCACCTGGCTGGCCGACGCGATCAAGGCGTACCCCGTCACGCTGCCCGGCCTGGTCTCCTCCCACATCCTCGACGGCTGCGGCCACTGGATCCAGCAAGAGCGCCCCGCCGAGATCAACCGGCTCCTGACCGACTGGCTGACCTCTCTACCCGCCTGA
- a CDS encoding 2Fe-2S iron-sulfur cluster-binding protein — protein MAPSTSSAITLNINGEKYTLPVDHRTTLLDALREHLDLTGTKKGCDQGQCGACTVLIDGRRAVSCLQLAVAAEGRAITTIEGVADGERLHPVQQAFLDLDGYQCGYCTPGQICSAIAVIEEHAAGWPSAVTDDVRPEAAVPALTAEEIRERMSGNLCRCGAYVSIVQAVARAAEAAEAEVKEAAA, from the coding sequence ATGGCCCCATCGACGTCCAGCGCCATCACCCTGAACATCAATGGCGAGAAGTACACGCTGCCCGTCGACCATCGCACCACCCTGCTCGACGCCCTGCGCGAGCATCTCGATCTGACCGGCACCAAGAAGGGCTGTGACCAGGGCCAATGCGGCGCCTGTACGGTGCTGATCGATGGGCGCCGCGCCGTTTCCTGCCTTCAGCTCGCGGTCGCGGCCGAGGGGCGCGCGATCACCACCATCGAAGGCGTGGCCGATGGTGAGCGGCTGCATCCGGTGCAGCAGGCCTTTCTCGACCTCGACGGCTATCAGTGCGGTTACTGCACACCGGGGCAGATCTGTTCGGCCATCGCCGTGATCGAGGAACACGCGGCGGGCTGGCCGAGCGCCGTGACCGACGATGTCCGGCCCGAAGCGGCAGTGCCTGCGCTCACCGCCGAAGAGATCCGCGAGCGGATGAGCGGCAACCTGTGCCGCTGTGGCGCCTATGTGTCGATCGTGCAGGCGGTCGCGCGGGCGGCAGAGGCGGCCGAGGCCGAGGTCAAGGAGGCGGCGGCATGA
- a CDS encoding VOC family protein, with product MSVELNHTIVHARDNRESAQFFADLLGLEITAEWGPFIAVGLSNGVTLDFATIPADHIAMQHYAFLVSEEEFDAAYARISERGIEHYADPHRQQPGAINHNDGGRGVYFMDPAGHAMELITVPYGGWTS from the coding sequence TTGTCAGTTGAGTTGAACCACACGATCGTCCACGCCCGAGACAACCGGGAGTCCGCCCAGTTCTTCGCGGACCTGCTGGGCCTTGAGATCACCGCGGAGTGGGGCCCGTTCATCGCGGTCGGCCTGAGCAACGGCGTCACGCTGGACTTCGCCACGATCCCCGCGGACCACATCGCCATGCAGCACTACGCCTTCCTGGTCTCCGAGGAGGAGTTCGACGCGGCGTACGCGCGGATCAGCGAGCGCGGCATCGAGCACTACGCCGACCCGCACCGGCAGCAGCCCGGCGCGATCAACCACAACGATGGCGGCCGCGGGGTGTACTTCATGGACCCGGCGGGCCATGCCATGGAGCTGATCACCGTGCCGTACGGCGGCTGGACCTCGTAA
- a CDS encoding transposase family protein, translating into MFAYAEAENVTLRIDGTQTQVRRPKAGRPGRAAFVSGKRKQNTIKTTTISDGQGRTLWCGAVRPGRTHYRTAMRTEGIAEQLRLCPRVKAEVETPGPNCGGRSYAPLRTARPPVTGLLLEVWLPSRPGVV; encoded by the coding sequence GTGTTCGCCTACGCCGAGGCCGAAAACGTCACACTGCGCATCGACGGCACCCAAACCCAGGTCCGTCGGCCAAAGGCCGGACGCCCCGGACGGGCCGCCTTCGTCTCCGGCAAGCGCAAGCAGAACACGATCAAGACCACCACCATCAGCGACGGCCAAGGTCGCACCCTGTGGTGCGGGGCGGTGCGGCCGGGCCGGACGCACTACCGGACTGCGATGCGCACCGAGGGCATCGCTGAACAGCTCCGGCTCTGCCCACGCGTGAAAGCCGAGGTCGAAACGCCCGGCCCCAATTGCGGGGGAAGGTCGTACGCTCCCCTCCGCACTGCTCGCCCGCCTGTGACCGGCTTGTTACTGGAAGTGTGGCTTCCGTCACGGCCTGGCGTGGTCTAG
- a CDS encoding response regulator transcription factor, which translates to MSLTLATPSIEAPAPTLAPRERETLRHIAAGRTYLQTARHMGLSKHTVDAYLRRIRAKLNINSTAELTRLAISLGL; encoded by the coding sequence ATGAGCCTCACACTCGCCACGCCGTCCATCGAAGCCCCCGCACCTACGCTGGCCCCGCGTGAGCGGGAGACGCTGCGACATATCGCCGCAGGGCGCACCTACCTGCAAACGGCCCGCCACATGGGGCTCTCCAAGCACACGGTCGACGCCTATCTCCGCCGTATCCGGGCCAAGCTCAACATCAACAGCACGGCGGAACTCACCCGACTGGCCATCTCCCTGGGACTGTGA
- a CDS encoding AMIN-like domain-containing (lipo)protein has product MRRLMTAAAALALAGAGLVATAGVAGAATGQVGKAASATACSTAWGSGGKSATDSDSRPLKNIKTSQNTCYDRMVFDISGATGKLGYHVGYVDKFHQDGSGEQIPVNGGAILQVYVSAPSYDPATGRQTYAGKAGQPLPGVNISGYKTFKDTKFGASFEGQTQVGLGVRAKLPFRVLQSGDQLIVDVAHTW; this is encoded by the coding sequence ATGCGAAGGTTGATGACAGCGGCTGCGGCGCTCGCGCTGGCGGGCGCCGGGCTGGTGGCCACGGCCGGGGTGGCCGGCGCCGCGACCGGCCAGGTGGGGAAGGCCGCCTCGGCCACCGCCTGCTCGACCGCCTGGGGCAGCGGCGGCAAGTCGGCCACGGACTCGGACTCCAGGCCGCTGAAGAACATCAAGACCAGCCAGAACACATGCTACGACCGCATGGTCTTCGACATCAGTGGCGCGACAGGCAAACTCGGCTACCACGTCGGTTACGTCGACAAGTTCCACCAGGACGGCTCTGGTGAGCAGATACCGGTCAACGGCGGCGCCATCCTGCAGGTCTATGTTTCCGCGCCGAGCTACGACCCGGCGACCGGTAGGCAGACGTACGCCGGGAAGGCCGGGCAGCCGCTGCCGGGTGTGAACATCTCCGGATACAAGACGTTCAAGGACACCAAGTTCGGGGCGAGCTTCGAGGGGCAGACCCAGGTCGGCCTGGGCGTTCGCGCCAAGCTGCCGTTCCGGGTGCTCCAGTCCGGCGACCAGCTGATCGTGGACGTCGCGCACACCTGGTGA
- a CDS encoding serine/threonine-protein kinase, with translation MGAASDGTGLYSGRASGLIGAQIAGYRVEREIGRGGMAVVYCARDLRLDRTVALKLLAPELARNDTFRRRFTHESRVAAAIDHPHIVPIFEAGEMDGVLYIAMRYVSGLDLRALLDRDGPLPVATALRIAAQVASALDAAHEHDLVHRDVKPGNILVAGGTDSDHPEHVYLTDFGLTKKSLSLTGFTEVGEFVGTLDYVAPEQISGRPVDGRCDLYSLACVVYETLAGGPPFQRDEDMALLWAHQYDQPPALSEKRPGIPSAMDDVLTKALAKTPEDRYGSCLEFVAALRATASGVGKGAHPPTRVDPGVVEAAQHPGPAPDPPVWARPVFGRPPG, from the coding sequence ATGGGTGCGGCGTCGGATGGGACGGGTCTGTATTCGGGTCGGGCTTCGGGTCTGATCGGGGCGCAGATTGCGGGTTACCGGGTGGAGCGTGAGATCGGTCGCGGGGGAATGGCCGTTGTGTACTGTGCCAGGGATTTGCGTCTGGACCGCACGGTTGCGCTGAAGCTGCTTGCCCCGGAGCTGGCCCGCAATGACACCTTCCGTCGCCGTTTCACGCACGAGTCGCGTGTGGCTGCTGCGATCGACCATCCTCATATTGTGCCGATCTTTGAGGCCGGCGAGATGGATGGGGTCTTGTATATCGCCATGCGTTATGTCTCCGGGCTGGATCTGCGGGCTTTGCTCGACCGGGACGGTCCGTTGCCGGTTGCGACTGCGCTGCGTATCGCCGCTCAGGTGGCGTCGGCACTTGATGCGGCCCATGAGCATGATTTGGTGCACCGGGATGTCAAGCCCGGCAATATTCTGGTTGCCGGGGGAACTGACAGCGATCACCCTGAGCATGTCTATCTCACGGATTTCGGGCTGACGAAGAAGTCGTTGTCGCTGACCGGGTTTACTGAGGTGGGCGAGTTCGTCGGCACGCTCGACTATGTGGCACCGGAGCAGATTTCAGGACGCCCGGTGGATGGCAGGTGCGATCTGTACAGCCTTGCCTGCGTTGTCTACGAAACCCTCGCGGGTGGGCCGCCTTTCCAGCGGGATGAGGACATGGCGCTGCTGTGGGCGCATCAGTACGATCAGCCACCTGCCCTGAGCGAGAAACGGCCGGGGATCCCGTCGGCGATGGACGACGTTCTGACAAAGGCCCTGGCGAAGACTCCCGAGGACCGTTACGGCTCCTGCCTGGAGTTCGTGGCGGCACTGCGTGCCACTGCGAGCGGCGTCGGCAAGGGTGCGCATCCGCCGACACGGGTGGACCCCGGGGTTGTCGAAGCCGCACAGCACCCCGGGCCTGCCCCGGATCCGCCTGTCTGGGCCCGGCCGGTCTTTGGCCGTCCGCCCGGTTAG
- a CDS encoding SpoIIE family protein phosphatase codes for MERLPTPPGERPDESDASPESAYTATATVNEQGIVTGWSEGAQRLLGYVPSEVVGQTATRLLADDVGETARRDAARRERWSGTVALRHRDGHRLELGLLAHRRTTDGPVTGWLVVSGVVGKPRTPGSEALREWTFTQSPDILAIFDADLRLVRANTGMERALSLTEAEMLGLHLPEIAPHPVSDEAENKMRLALETGEPQYVEAYIRPTGVSPDRGWSTSLAPLKDPDGRVRAVCLAAHFRSGEYVARQQMLLLNDAGARIGTTLDIARTAQELADVAVPRLADFAAVDLLDLPQHGDQPPSAPPAGPIAMCRTAVRSALEGSPESLAAVGETATYPALSPVAECLAQGRSALYEVTDPAIARWAAQDPGAAWIREVGTRSVMVVPMRTRGITLGVAFFSRHQRREPFEADDLVLAEELTARAAVSIHNARRYTRERTTTMTLQRSLLPHTLPDQAALEIASRYLPAGTQAGVGGDWFDVIPLSGARVALVVGDVVGHGIRASATMGRLRTAVRTLADVELPPDELLTHLDDLVIHLSADEGGTEGAAETAGGIGTTCLYAVYDPVSRRCTLARAGHPPPAVVTPDGAVYFLDVPAGPPLGLGGLPFETMETELPEGSLIALYTDGLLEPRHHDIDEALDKMFAALAHPAPTLDTVCDRVLTAMLTHRPDDDIALLIARTRVLHADRVAAWDLASDPAIVAQARKNATDQLAAWGLDDAVFITELMVSELVTNAIRYGRPPIQLRLIHEDSTLICEVFDSSNTAPHLRRARTFDEGGRGLLLVAQLAQRWGTRHLPIGKTIWAEQSLSGS; via the coding sequence ATGGAGCGACTTCCCACCCCTCCTGGTGAGCGGCCGGACGAGTCGGACGCCTCCCCCGAGTCGGCATACACGGCCACGGCCACCGTCAATGAGCAGGGCATCGTGACGGGGTGGAGCGAGGGTGCCCAGCGTCTGCTCGGCTACGTGCCCTCGGAGGTCGTGGGGCAGACCGCCACCCGGCTGCTCGCCGATGACGTCGGCGAGACTGCCCGGCGGGATGCGGCCCGGCGGGAGAGGTGGAGCGGCACCGTGGCGCTGCGGCACCGGGACGGCCACCGGCTGGAGCTGGGACTGCTCGCGCATCGCCGGACGACGGACGGCCCGGTCACCGGCTGGCTCGTGGTGTCCGGCGTGGTGGGCAAGCCCCGCACGCCGGGGAGCGAAGCGCTGAGGGAATGGACGTTCACCCAGTCCCCCGACATCCTGGCGATCTTCGATGCGGACCTGCGGCTGGTACGGGCGAACACCGGCATGGAGCGCGCGCTTTCCCTCACGGAGGCCGAGATGCTCGGGCTGCACCTGCCGGAAATCGCGCCGCATCCCGTGAGCGACGAGGCCGAGAACAAGATGCGCCTGGCGCTGGAGACCGGCGAGCCGCAGTACGTGGAGGCCTACATCCGCCCCACGGGTGTCAGCCCGGATCGCGGCTGGTCGACCTCCCTCGCCCCGCTGAAGGACCCGGACGGCCGGGTGCGCGCCGTGTGCCTGGCGGCGCACTTCAGGTCCGGGGAGTACGTCGCCCGGCAGCAGATGCTCCTGCTGAACGACGCCGGCGCCCGCATCGGCACGACCCTGGACATCGCACGCACCGCGCAGGAACTGGCCGACGTCGCCGTCCCCCGGCTCGCGGACTTCGCAGCCGTCGACCTGCTCGACCTGCCCCAGCACGGCGACCAGCCACCCTCCGCCCCTCCGGCAGGGCCCATCGCCATGTGCCGCACCGCCGTGCGGTCGGCCCTCGAAGGGAGCCCGGAGTCCCTGGCCGCGGTGGGCGAGACGGCCACCTACCCGGCGCTCTCACCGGTGGCCGAGTGCTTGGCCCAAGGCCGTAGCGCCCTGTACGAGGTGACCGACCCCGCCATCGCCCGGTGGGCGGCCCAGGACCCCGGAGCCGCCTGGATCCGCGAGGTGGGCACACGCTCGGTAATGGTGGTGCCAATGCGTACCCGCGGCATCACGCTCGGCGTGGCCTTCTTCAGTCGTCACCAGCGCCGGGAGCCCTTCGAAGCGGACGACCTGGTGCTGGCCGAGGAGCTCACAGCCAGAGCGGCGGTCAGCATCCACAACGCCCGCCGGTACACCCGCGAGCGCACCACCACCATGACCCTGCAGCGCAGCCTGCTCCCGCATACGCTGCCCGACCAGGCGGCACTCGAGATCGCCTCCCGCTACCTGCCCGCCGGTACCCAGGCCGGCGTGGGCGGCGACTGGTTCGACGTGATCCCGTTGTCCGGCGCGCGGGTGGCCCTCGTCGTGGGCGATGTGGTCGGCCACGGCATCCGCGCCTCCGCCACCATGGGCCGGCTGCGCACCGCGGTGCGCACCCTGGCCGACGTCGAGCTGCCGCCCGACGAGCTGCTCACCCACCTCGACGACCTCGTCATCCACCTGTCCGCCGACGAGGGCGGCACGGAAGGCGCCGCCGAAACCGCCGGAGGCATCGGCACCACCTGCCTGTACGCGGTCTACGACCCGGTCTCCCGCCGATGCACCCTCGCCCGGGCCGGCCACCCCCCGCCCGCCGTGGTCACCCCGGACGGCGCCGTCTACTTCCTCGACGTCCCGGCCGGCCCGCCGCTGGGCCTGGGCGGCCTGCCCTTCGAGACCATGGAGACCGAACTGCCCGAGGGCAGCCTCATCGCCCTTTACACCGACGGCCTGCTCGAACCCCGCCACCACGACATCGACGAAGCCCTGGACAAGATGTTCGCAGCCCTCGCTCACCCCGCCCCGACGCTGGACACGGTCTGCGACAGGGTCCTGACGGCCATGCTGACCCATCGCCCCGATGACGACATCGCCCTGCTCATCGCCCGCACCCGGGTCCTCCACGCCGACCGGGTCGCCGCCTGGGACCTGGCCTCCGACCCCGCCATCGTCGCCCAGGCCCGCAAGAACGCCACTGACCAACTGGCTGCCTGGGGACTGGACGACGCCGTCTTCATCACCGAACTGATGGTCAGCGAACTGGTCACCAATGCCATCCGTTACGGCCGGCCGCCCATCCAGCTACGGCTGATCCACGAGGACAGCACCCTGATCTGCGAGGTCTTCGACTCGAGCAATACCGCCCCGCATCTGCGGCGTGCCCGGACCTTCGACGAAGGAGGGCGGGGCTTGCTGCTGGTCGCCCAGCTCGCCCAGCGCTGGGGCACCCGGCATCTCCCCATCGGCAAGACCATCTGGGCCGAGCAGTCCCTCTCCGGGAGCTGA
- a CDS encoding alpha/beta hydrolase yields MSKNSKALRAGALSATAAVIATAVAGGAGNASSTPSDSAPATRKPPSSLTAQKLSWHTCAAPTPAQGTSEAPGGAWQCATLKAPLDYAKPDGETINVALIRAKAKDQDRRIGSLLFNFGGPGASGVSILPSLGNEFQTLNSRYDLVSFDPRGVGESSGVTCLSDKEIDAYYAGDGSPNDATRLKDAAEFGKKYIQGCERNSGKVLSHVDTVSAARDMDLMREVLGDKKLYYFGMSYGTELGGVYAHLFPKNVGRSVLDAVVDPTQDPLQETLGQAKGFQLALNNYMKDCAATKGPACPTGKGGDEGSQKLAALLKKIDKQPLPTQDGRKLTSDLAFTGIMSALYSTAYWPTLTTALDEALVLGQGNGLLALADAYNGRDEQGHYTNADNANIAISCADQKQRYTDGDVQASLPQFRKASPVFGEAMAGSITSCTGWPVTGKTDKPQVSAKGSAPILVIGNTGDPATPYEGAHKMAQELGDGVGVEITLTGQGHGGYDSGNSCLKKAVDRYLLDGIVPAPGTTCS; encoded by the coding sequence ATGTCCAAAAACTCCAAGGCCCTACGGGCCGGCGCGCTGAGCGCCACCGCCGCAGTGATCGCCACCGCCGTCGCCGGGGGTGCCGGTAACGCGTCCTCAACGCCGTCGGATTCCGCCCCGGCCACGAGGAAACCGCCAAGTTCGCTGACCGCGCAGAAGCTCAGCTGGCACACGTGCGCCGCACCGACCCCGGCACAGGGCACGAGCGAGGCCCCGGGCGGCGCATGGCAGTGTGCCACCCTCAAGGCGCCGCTGGACTACGCCAAGCCGGACGGCGAGACGATCAACGTCGCACTGATCCGCGCCAAGGCCAAGGACCAGGACCGGCGCATCGGCTCGCTGCTATTCAACTTCGGCGGCCCCGGCGCCTCCGGCGTCTCCATACTCCCCAGCCTCGGCAATGAATTCCAGACGCTGAACTCGCGCTATGACCTGGTCAGCTTCGACCCGCGCGGCGTCGGCGAGAGCTCGGGCGTGACATGCCTCAGCGACAAGGAGATCGACGCCTACTACGCGGGTGACGGCTCGCCAAACGACGCCACCAGGCTGAAGGACGCGGCCGAGTTCGGCAAGAAGTACATCCAGGGCTGCGAGCGGAACTCCGGCAAGGTCCTTTCGCACGTGGACACCGTGAGCGCCGCGCGTGACATGGACCTCATGCGTGAGGTCCTCGGCGACAAGAAGCTGTACTACTTCGGCATGTCGTACGGCACCGAGCTGGGCGGCGTGTACGCCCACCTCTTCCCCAAGAACGTGGGCCGTTCAGTCCTGGACGCCGTGGTCGACCCGACCCAGGACCCGCTGCAGGAAACCCTCGGCCAAGCGAAGGGCTTCCAGCTCGCGCTGAACAACTACATGAAGGACTGCGCCGCCACCAAGGGCCCCGCATGTCCGACCGGCAAGGGCGGGGACGAGGGCAGTCAGAAGCTCGCCGCATTGCTGAAGAAGATCGACAAGCAGCCGCTACCCACCCAGGACGGCCGCAAGCTCACCTCGGACCTGGCGTTCACCGGCATCATGTCAGCGCTCTACTCCACGGCGTACTGGCCCACGCTGACGACCGCGCTGGACGAGGCGCTGGTCCTCGGCCAGGGCAACGGGCTGCTGGCGCTCGCCGACGCCTACAACGGCCGCGACGAACAGGGCCACTACACCAACGCCGACAACGCGAACATCGCCATCAGCTGCGCGGACCAGAAGCAGCGCTACACCGACGGCGACGTGCAGGCAAGTCTGCCGCAGTTCCGCAAAGCCTCGCCCGTCTTCGGCGAGGCCATGGCCGGGAGCATCACCAGCTGCACTGGCTGGCCGGTCACCGGCAAGACCGACAAACCACAAGTCAGCGCCAAGGGCTCGGCGCCGATCCTCGTCATCGGCAACACCGGCGACCCGGCCACCCCCTACGAGGGAGCACATAAGATGGCACAGGAGCTGGGCGACGGCGTGGGCGTCGAAATCACCCTTACCGGCCAGGGCCACGGCGGCTACGACAGCGGCAACAGTTGCCTGAAGAAGGCCGTGGATCGCTACCTGCTGGACGGCATAGTCCCGGCACCCGGCACCACCTGCTCATAA
- a CDS encoding VOC family protein gives MERVLGIGGYFMRAADPAALSEWYRDCLGLDADELGLWRQGAGLTVFATFESETDYFGSRAQQTMLNFRVRDLDAMLAQLRAKGADVAKETQDMEGVGRFGWVTDPEGNRVELWQPA, from the coding sequence ATGGAACGTGTGCTTGGAATCGGTGGATACTTCATGCGAGCCGCCGACCCGGCGGCCCTGAGCGAGTGGTATCGCGATTGCCTGGGCCTGGACGCCGATGAGTTGGGCCTGTGGCGTCAGGGAGCCGGGCTGACGGTGTTCGCGACGTTCGAGTCCGAGACCGACTACTTCGGGTCGCGCGCCCAGCAGACCATGCTCAACTTCCGGGTCCGCGACCTGGATGCGATGCTCGCCCAATTGCGCGCCAAGGGAGCGGACGTGGCAAAAGAGACGCAGGACATGGAGGGTGTCGGTCGATTCGGCTGGGTCACCGATCCTGAGGGCAATCGGGTCGAGCTGTGGCAGCCCGCCTGA
- a CDS encoding FAD binding domain-containing protein: MREFGYERAFDISGAVALLGADPDARFLGGGTNLVDLMKAGVERPALLIDVTELPLDGVEFTHDGGLRIGAIVTNSDLAAHPEVRRRYPALTQALLAGASGQLRNMATVGGNLLQRTRCGYFTDLSKPCNKRVPGSGCPALTGEHHNHAILGASEHCVATHPSDMAVALAAFDAVISYEAVDGPGELPIAQFYLPVSDTPHIETALPPGALITGVTLPPAPVAAHSRYRKVRERASYAFAIGSIAAAIDVRDDVVREVRLAFGAVASRPWRARAAERVLIGGPASADAFAAAADAELAAAEALPENGYKVTLIRNLVVAVLTELTEEATR, from the coding sequence ATGAGGGAATTCGGCTACGAACGCGCCTTCGACATCTCCGGAGCGGTCGCCCTGCTCGGCGCCGACCCCGACGCCCGCTTCCTCGGCGGCGGCACCAACCTCGTCGACCTGATGAAGGCCGGCGTGGAAAGGCCCGCGCTGCTCATCGACGTGACCGAACTTCCTCTCGACGGAGTGGAGTTCACTCACGACGGTGGGCTGCGCATCGGCGCGATCGTCACCAACAGCGATCTCGCGGCCCACCCCGAAGTACGACGTCGCTACCCGGCGTTGACGCAGGCCCTCCTGGCCGGGGCCTCGGGACAGCTGCGCAACATGGCCACGGTCGGCGGGAATCTGCTCCAGCGGACCCGCTGCGGCTACTTCACCGACCTGAGCAAACCGTGCAACAAGCGTGTCCCCGGCAGCGGTTGCCCCGCCCTCACGGGCGAGCACCACAATCACGCGATCCTCGGTGCCTCCGAGCACTGCGTCGCCACCCATCCCTCGGACATGGCGGTCGCGCTCGCCGCCTTCGACGCCGTCATCTCGTACGAAGCGGTGGACGGGCCGGGCGAGTTGCCGATCGCCCAGTTCTATCTGCCCGTGAGCGACACCCCGCACATCGAGACCGCCCTTCCGCCCGGCGCGCTGATCACCGGCGTCACGCTGCCGCCTGCCCCGGTCGCCGCCCACTCTCGGTACCGGAAGGTGCGCGAGCGCGCCTCGTACGCGTTCGCGATCGGCTCGATCGCCGCCGCGATCGACGTCCGGGACGATGTCGTACGCGAAGTACGCCTCGCGTTCGGGGCGGTCGCGTCCCGGCCGTGGCGGGCCCGTGCGGCCGAGCGGGTGCTGATCGGCGGCCCGGCGAGCGCGGACGCGTTCGCCGCCGCGGCGGATGCCGAACTGGCGGCCGCCGAGGCGCTTCCCGAGAACGGATACAAGGTGACGCTGATACGCAACCTCGTCGTGGCCGTGCTGACCGAACTCACCGAGGAGGCGACCCGATGA
- a CDS encoding TetR/AcrR family transcriptional regulator, translating into MQEEESATLRSDAQRNRERILEVALAELTRAADAPLSAIAKKAGVGQGTFYRNFPNREALVLEVYRYEMQQVADTAAQLLQTRAPDQALREWMDRLAQYAMAKAGLADALRKTTSKYGSLAQLGHGPVTQAVTLLLNANEEAGTIRPGLTPDDFVLAIAGLWQIDPHSDWQPRAMRLLDLVMDGLRAGATRAGGPARDESEAEGPGEAEGPGDGRT; encoded by the coding sequence GTGCAGGAAGAGGAGAGCGCGACTCTGCGCTCGGACGCGCAACGGAATCGCGAGCGCATCCTGGAAGTCGCGCTGGCCGAGCTGACACGGGCTGCGGATGCCCCGCTGAGCGCGATCGCGAAGAAGGCGGGCGTCGGGCAGGGGACGTTCTACCGCAACTTCCCCAACCGTGAGGCCCTCGTCCTGGAGGTCTACCGCTACGAGATGCAGCAGGTCGCCGACACCGCTGCCCAGCTGCTTCAGACCCGCGCACCTGACCAGGCCCTGAGGGAGTGGATGGACCGCCTGGCCCAGTACGCCATGGCCAAGGCCGGCCTGGCCGACGCGCTGCGCAAGACCACCAGTAAGTACGGCAGCCTGGCCCAGCTGGGTCACGGCCCGGTGACCCAGGCGGTCACGCTCCTGCTGAACGCGAACGAGGAGGCCGGCACCATCCGCCCGGGGCTGACCCCCGACGACTTCGTGCTCGCCATTGCCGGGCTCTGGCAGATCGACCCGCACAGCGACTGGCAGCCGCGTGCGATGCGTCTGCTGGACCTCGTGATGGACGGGCTGCGGGCGGGGGCGACCAGAGCGGGCGGTCCTGCGAGGGATGAGTCTGAGGCGGAGGGGCCGGGCGAGGCGGAGGGGCCGGGCGACGGACGGACCTGA